The Deltaproteobacteria bacterium genome contains the following window.
TCGGCGAACGCCCGGTGCTGCGGCGGGATGGAAGCGAGCAACTGCTCTTCGAGCTTCTTCGGATCGATTTCGCCCATGCCTTCGTACTTGCCGGGAATGACAATGTCGACGCCGTACGGCTTGTCGCCGATGTGTTCGTCGATCCACTTCAACTCGATCTCGAGCTGGTCGGGTGAGAATCCGACCGCGCCGAGAACACCGAATCCGCCGGCCTTGCTAACGGCGACGACGACGTCACGACAGTGGCTGAACGCAAAGATGGGAAACTCGATCCCGAGTTGATCGCACAGTTCGGTACGCATTGCAGACTCCTTGTCGACTCACGCTTCGATCGCGCCGGGGCGAAAGCGGATGCGCATTTCCTTTACGCCATTGATGAAGGTCGAGCGCAAGCGGCGCGGCGGGGCGGCAAGTTCGATGTCGTGCAGGTGGGTGACGATGCCGCGGAAGATCTCGTTGAGTTCGAGCCGCGCCAGATTCGCCCCGAGGCAGAAGTGCTCGCCCACTCCGAAGGCCAGATGGTCGTTGGGGTGCCGGCGGATGTCGAATACCTGCGAGTTCTCGAACACGTCCTCGTCGCGATTCACCGACGGGTACCAGATCGTCAGCTTGTCGTCGGTCTTGAGCGGTTGGCCGCGCACCACCGTGTCGGCGGTGACGGTGCGGCGGAAATTATGCACCGCCGGTGCGTAGCGGAGGATCTCCTCGATTGCTGACGGCAACAGCGAGGGATCGGCGCGCACATCGCGCAACTGATCGGGGTGGTCGATCAACGCCAGCATGCCGTTGCTGGTGACGGTGCGCGTGGTCTCGTTGCCGGCGATGACCAGCAACAGGAAGAAGAAGTTGAAGTCCGAGTCGCTGAGCTTGTGACCGTCGAGCTCGGCGTTGACCAACGCCGTGGCGAGATCGTCGCCGGGATGCGTGCGCGCCTTTTCGAGCAGATGGCCGGCGTACATGAACATCTCGGCGGCGGCGGCCTGGCCATCGTTCATCGCGGAAGGCTGGCCGTCCGGCTGCAGATCGGGGTCGTCGAAGCCGACCATGCGGTTGCCGACTTCGTACACGTTGCGGCGGTCGGCGTCGGGGACGCCCATCATCTCGCAGATGACTTCCAACGGCAGCAGCGCCGCGATGTCCTCGACGAAGTCGCACTCGCCGCGTTCGATCACGCGGTTGATGATGCGCTTCACCATGTCGCGCACGCGCCCGTGCAGGCCCGTGATCATGCGCGGCGAAAACGCCTTGTTGACCAAGCCGCGATACTGGCGGTGGCGCGGCGGATCCATGCTGAGCATGATCGACTGCACGAACGGGAGATCCTGCGGCAACGGGTCGCGCATGATGGCACCCTGCCGCTCGGACGAGAACAGTCCCGGGTTCTTCGAGATCTCCTTCAAGTCGGCGTATTTCGTGATCGCCCAGAAGCCGCGGCCGTTCTTCTCGGGGTGCCAGAAGACCGGGGCTTCGCGCCGCAGCACGGTGAACATCTCGTGCGGCGTGCCGCGCTGAAAGAGATCTGGATCGGTGAGATCGACGTCGCTAAGTTGCATAGTTTTGACCTTAACGAACGTTTGTTTATCAACTTGGCGCGTGGTGCGTCAACCCATTTTTGCGAGATTGCGCTCGGGCGAGAGGGGGTGCGCAATGAGTCCCCCCTCGATACGCAGCCCCTCGGTACGAAGTCTTCGGCTTCTACTCGGGGCCTGCTACTCGGGGAAACGGTTTCTCTCAGAGAATCGAATACCCGTTTGCCCGAGTAGATCGCGAAGCGATCGTATCGAGGGCGGGCTTGGATCAGGATTCGTCGGGTCGCAGACGCTGCAGCAGCGCGGCGGCGAGAGCGGCCATCGCGCCGGAGAGCAGCGCGTAGAAACTCATCCCGGCGACCAAACCAACGCCGTCGGCGATTGCCGACATCGCCCAGGGGATCACGATGCCGCCGAGCCCGGCGCCGGCGATCAAGACGCTGGTGGCGGCCGCGGTGTTGTGTGGGTGGTGCCGGCCACCGAGCGCGATCACGGCGGGGAAAATTCCGGAGAAGCCGAGGCCGGTTAGCGCGAAAGCAGCCGTGGCAGACCAAGCCTGGGGTGCCAGCAGAGCGGCGGCGGCGGCCGCTGTGGCGAAGGCCGCCAGCCCGACGATGAGACGTTCTTCGCGCACGTGATGCGCCAGCCCGGTCAGCACCAGCCGACCGGCTGCCAGCCCGAGCCAGTAGAGCGACAGCGTGGTGCCGCCGTAGGCGAGGCTGACATCGCGAACGCTCACCATGTACTTCGTCAACCAGCCGCCGATGCCGGTTTCGACACCGACGTAGACACCGAGCAGCACGGCAAGCAGCAGAGTGAGCGGCGTGGTCGCCCGTGCGCGCGGTGAGTCGCTCGTGGCCGCGCTGGGTGCGTCGGTGTGCACACGGAGAAAACTCCATCCGGCCGCCACCAGCGCCGTGAAGCCGCCCGCCACCGCGAACGGCACGCGCCACGTCACCCCGGCGGCGACGGCTTGCGCCGTCAGCGCCGGTGCCACGAACGATCCGACGCCGAAGAAGAGATGCGAGAAGTTCAGCAAGTTCGAGCGCCGTTCGCCGCCGATGGTGATCAGCAGCGAGTTGAGCGCAACTTCCATCACCCCGAAGCCCAGACCGCTGACGAACAGCAGCGCGGCGCCCGCACGCCACGTTGACGTCAGCGCGAAACCGGCGATGCCGACGGCGAATGTGCCCACGCTCACGCGCAGCACTGCACGCGTGCTAAAGCGCGCGAGCAATCGCCCGGAAACCAGCACCGACAGCAAATACGCGATCGGTTGCAGCGCAAGCATCGAGCCGGCTTCGACCAACCGCATGTCAAACTGCACTAGCAACAGTGGCAAGACCATCCCGGGCAACGTGACGCAGGCGCCGAGCATGAAGAAGGACGCCGAGGCGAGCGCGACGGCGAGCTTCATGCTGCTCCTCTCACTCGAATCGCCGGCATGGTGCGGGAGCTATAGCAGGTTGCACGAAGAGCCGTCGCCTCGGTCTATGGGTGGTGCGACTGTTCGGAGGCGAGACGTCCGCTCCGCGCTCAGCGCATCGGGAGCGCCCCCAGACGGCGGCGTAAAACCGCGATCACGCCGCAGCCTCGCGTCAACTGAAATTGCGGCATCCACAGCAGCTCGGTCGATGATGAGCGCAAGCGTCGCCTCGGACCGGTTGTCAAATGCAAGCTGCCTGTCGAACTGAACTTGCAATCTTGACGCGACCTCCATGCGTGCGACGATGTCGATCAAATTGATCTGAAGCGTTTGTTCAGGGTTGGCCCAACTCCAGTCACCGGACCGCCTGCTGTGGCGCACGCAACCCTGACGGTCGCAGTCACGCAGGGAGAGCGTTATGAAGTCACGGTGGATTCGCTCGGTAAGAATCATCGCAGCGTGCTTCGGGTTGCTGATGCTGGTGACAGTCTGGCGGCCGTTGGCGGCTGCAGCGAATACAGGCAGCAGCTCGGCATTCGGCGAGTCGGTGAGTCTGAGTGTCGTGCCTGCCCTACCACCGACCGTTAGCATTACTAGCGCCCCACTGCCGACAGTGTCAGGGAGCGCGCCGCCATCCTACATGCTCACCGACACCTTGGCCTCGGTGCTGGTGTCGGACACCTTGACGGGACAAGTGCTGAGTACGGGCACCCTGACTGTGAACGCTAGCTCCACGCTGCCTACTACCGACAGCGCCAGCGCTGATGCGACGGTGAATGGGCTCGATATCGACGTGGTGACCTTGCTGTCGTTGCTAACGATCGACGCCACCTCAGTGCAATCGACCGCCTCGATCACCGGGACGTGTGGCGACTCGCTCAGCGCGGCGGGCAGCACCACCTTTGCCAACCCGAGCGTCACCAGCACGCTGGCGATCGGACTATCTATTGCCGTCTCGCCGGCCGCCAATACGATCCTGCTCAATGTCTCCGGCGTGAAGGTCGTGTTGAATGAGCAAGTACAAACTGGGGACGGCTCGACGGCTGCGGGCCTGACGGTCAACGCGATCCACATCACCCTGACGAATGTCGCGCTCGCCGGTATTGGAACGATCAACGGCGATATCATCATCGCTCAGTCCGTTGCGACCTTGGATTGCACGAGCCCGACTCCCACGCAGACACCCACTGACACACCGACAGCCACGCCCACCGGCACCCCGACCGCAACACCAACAGCGACGCCCACAGCTACTGCGACAGAGACGCCGACTGAAACATCAACCGCAACCCCAACAAGTACCCCTACGGCGACTCCAAGCGATACGGCCACCGCCACGCCAACCGCGACTGCGACCGAGACGCCGACGGACACGCCGACGGCCACACCGAGCGATACTCCGACGGCAACGCCCACGAGCACCCCGACTGACACGCCGACCACGACCGCGACTGAGACGCCGACTCACTCGCCGACCGCAACCCCGACTCACACACCGACGGTCACTCCGACGGACACACCAACCGCTACGGCCACGACGACGCCGACCCAAACACCCACCACAACGCCCACCGCCACCCCGACCGCCACGCCGACGATGACCCCCACCGCCTCGCCTAGTCCGAGCAGAACGGCCAGCCGAACAGCCAAGCCAACGAAGACACCGGGCCCGCCGGATGCCGATGGCGATGGTATCCCCGATGCCATCGAAGGTTCCGCCGACCGCGACGGCGATGGAATTCCCAATTTCCTCGACTACGATCCGAGCGGCCATTTGTATGACGAGGCCACCGGCCGCATTCTCAAGGGCGGACACGTGCAGGTGAGCCCAGCAGGACCTGTCAGCCTTCTGGCCAACGGCTCGCAAGGCTTCTATCAGTTCACCGTCGCCGTGGCCGGCCTCTATACCATCACGATCCAGCCACCGACTGGATTTCGTCCGAGCAAGATGTGTCTGCGCCAGGATCCGCCGCCGTTTGATCCGACCGGCGGCATGGACCCGTTGAGCTTGGGCAACGGTGAAGCGGGCGCAACAGGCATGCTGACCTCGAATGCGTGCACGCCCTTTTATCTCACGTTCAATCTCGAGCTCGGTGACCCCTTCATCATCAACAACAACATCCCGTTGCGCCGGATACCGACGGCGGTTCCGACGATGACATCCGGTACCCAGCTCCTCACGGTACTTGCGCTCTGTTTGCTGGCAGCCGCAACGCTCGGCGGTTCTGCCGCACGGCGGAGTAGCAGACAGCGATGATGCGGGGCCGCGATAACCGAAGGAAGCGGACGCAGACGGAGGACACAAGAAGCCACCTCATCGTGACAGTGGATTCCCATCGACAGCTCAACATCGCGCGCCGCCGATCCAGCAGGTGTCTTCGGGTGCATATGCTGCCGGCGCGTGACAGGTCGGCGGTGTTTCTGGTAGTGGCAGCGCGTGCCGCGTCGCCCTTCGTCCCTGCTCGACACCCGCATCATCTACTGCGGCGATTGTCTCGATCAGCTCCCAAAGCTGCCCGATCATTGCGTCGATTTGATCTACATCGATCCGCCGTTCAACTCGAACCGCAACTATGAAGCGTTCTGGGGCGAGACGAAGGAAAAGCGCGCGTTCGAGGATCGGCACGCCTCGACACAAGCCTACTTGGAGTTCATGCGCCCGCGCTGCGTCGAGCTGGCGCGCGTGCTCAAGCCCACGGGCAGCTTCTACTACCACTGCGACTGGCACGCCTCGCACTACGTCAAGGTCATGCTCGATCAGATTTTCGGCGAGAACAATTTTCGCAACGAAATTATCTGGCAGCGTTCAAACTCTCACAATGAAGCCCGTCAGTATGGGCGCATCCACGACACGATCTTCTTTTACACGGGATCAGACACCTATACGTGGAACGCGATCAGGCTCCCCTATAGCCGCGAGCAGATGAAACGCTATAAGCAGGACGCGGACGGGCGTTGGTACAAGGGCGAGAACCTTACCGCCGAGCGACTGGATAGCGATTCTGGGAAATTCGAGTGGCGCGGGACAAAGCCTCCGCCGAGTCGCGGCTGGGGGTATAGCGTCGAGCAACTTGAGAAATGGTGGCGCGAAGGTCTGATCCTTACGAAGAAAGATGGCACGCCGCGAATGGACGGCCAAAAAGTGTACCTCGACGATACGCTAGGCAAGGGACTCCAATCCATTTGGACCGATATTCCCCGTATCGCAAACACCAGTTCTGAGCGTCTCGGCTACCCGACGCAAAAGCCACTCGTCCTGCTAGATCGAATCATCGCCGCGAGTACCAATGAAAACGACATCGTGCTCGACGCCTTTTTGTGGCTGCGGGACCGCTCTTGTGTCCGCGCAGAATCTGAAACGCCAGTGGATCGGCATTGACGTGTCGCCGACTGCGTGCCGCGTGATGGCGAAGCGGCTGCGCGATGTCTGCAAGCTGCGCGAGAATGAGGAGCTGTGGCAGGCGGGACGAGGCTTCGTGGTGCGCGATTTGCCGCGCAGCGAAGACCAACTCCGCAAGCTGCCGCACTTTGAATTTGAGAATTGGGCAGTCATCGCGCTCGGCGGCATCCCAAACAAAGCACAAGTCGGCGACATGGGAATCGATGGCCGTATCTATCCGGTGTCGGCAGTGGAACAGAGGCGCGACACCTCGCAGCGGCGCGAGAAGGAAGCGAAAGCGCAGGAACTTGGTTTCATGGATCAATGGTATCCGATCCAAGTGAAGCAGAAGGACAAGGCTGGCCGACCGGACATTGACTCGTTCGAAGCCGTGATGGCGCGCGAGGATCGCACCAAGGGTTACTTCGTCTCGTTCGATTTCACGCAGGATGCCTACATTGAAATCCGTGCGTTCTTGCGGAAGTCCGGGCGAATGATCATTCCACTGACCGTCCGCGAAATACTAGATGAGCAGATTGCGCAGAAGATGGTTTGACCCGCCTACAGCCGTTTTGAGCGCGCGCGCTCAAACAGATCCTCACCGCGAGCAAAGAGAAAGTGCTGCGACGCGAAGCGGTGTGGCACGGGAACGACTGAAGCGTCGACGGAAACGGAACCCTTAGGTGCTACTTCTTCGGCGGCAAAAGTGGGAGCACTCCCTGTGACGAGACGGGTCGGCGGGGCGCCTTGGTATCCAAGGTATGCCGGCCAGCGATTGTAGGGCCAAGAGGCAAAATCTTTCGGACCTTCTTGTCGACTGGATCGGCACCATCGAACGTAAAGAAGGTTTCGCAAGGTATCGCGATCGCCGTCGCCAAGTGAATTGCATCTGGCGTCGTAATCCTCGGTGTAGGGTAGTGATCGCGGATCTGGTGGGCGAGGTCAGCAACTGCGGATGTGACGCCATCGACGCGGATGGTAGAACGCCGTAAACATGCTTGAAACTGCGCCGCTTGCTCGGACATGAGACGTGAATCCAGCACCTCGATGCGTGTGATCGTCGAGGTGGCTATGACCAACCGCCCAGCGTCCCACTCATCCACGAGGTAGGCGATGCCATCCATGTCGAGCGGATTCGCGCGGTGCTCATCCTTGAGCCACGCGATGAAAATGCACGAGTCCCAGTAGACAACTCGCCTACCAGGCATTCCTCAGCCTTCGGACAAACACGTCAGAGGATTCCCCGTTCGCGGCATCAGGAGCAATGCCCCGAAGACCGCGAAGCGATGGCAGGTCAACATCCGCATCGTGGACTTCTAACTCGCGCGCGTTCACCGCGTGCGGTTGAAGCATCTTCGCTTTGAATCGCAGCATCCCGGTCACCGTGACGTGGCGCCGTATGGCTTGCCCGACTTTGGCCACCAGCTCTTGAGTGAAGAAGCACCTGATCCGCTCTTGGCCACCGGCAGGATAGAGCCAGAAAAATGGGCGCGGCTGATGAACGTTGATGATGTCCAGCATCCCAGAGACAGCGCCGTGCTCCCGCCGATCCGGACCGACGATCTGCGCGATTTTCTCTCCGAAGGACGCAGAGACCTTCGCCTTCACACTGCGATGCTCGAAGGATGCTTCGCGCAGACGCCCGTTGAGGTGCTTCGCCAGCTGTTGATAGTCGAGGAGCAGCCCTGCGCCAAAACCTCTAGGCACGGCACCCGATAAAATCTCGTTCACCCCGCCGACGAAGGTGGTCAAGACGCGATCGCGTAGATCCAAATCGATTTCCCGCTTCTCGGCGCGGAGCACCACTGTCGCCGGGCTCGAATGGCTCAGATCACGCACACTATAGTATGTGGTTGGCTCGTCACTGTGAGCTATAGCGCGGTCAGTGGCATGGAGGACCGTACGTAGATCAAAAAGGAAATCAAGGAAGTCATCAAGCCGCACGTCCCGATCGCCAGTGGACGGACCCTTCATTTGCACGATGAGACGATAGTCGGCCATGGCTGCCCGAATCTTAGCAACCGCCACGACGGGGTGTCCAGCGGAGACCGAGGTAGGGGAGACCGCGAGGTAGGGCAAGCAAAGGTACCGCTACCATACCCACAAGCTCGAAGTTGGCGACGGTGGCCGGTTTGTTGAGGCGCTGAGCACGGCGACCGGGCGGCGGCTCACTTAGAAGCAACTGATCGGCGACGGTGCAGCAGGACGACTCTCAGCGACGTTCAACCGAGGTCCACCAACCGAGGTTCGGCCTTGACGATCGCGTCGCCGTGCAGACAGAATGCACGCCGTGCCCACCAAGGATCCCGAATGCGCTTTGCCGCCGACCGAACATGAGATGATCGACCTCGGCCTAGCAGACAAACGCGCGCTGGTGACGGGAGCGGGCGCTGGGTCGGGACGCGCGATCGCCGTGTGGTTGGCACGCGCCGGCTGCGCGGTAGCGGTCAACGACATCGATGCTGGGCGCGCCGCCGAAACCGTTACGATGATTCGCGCCGCAGGGCACTCGGCGATCGTCTGCGTCGCCAACGTTCGTAGCGAGGATGAAGTTCAGGCCATGGTCGGCGCCGTGGTGCGCGATCTCGGCGGTCTCGACGTCGCGGTTAACAACGTCGGCATGCTCGCCAGCCGGCACGCGCGGCCGTTCCTCGACATGGACGGCGAGTACTTCCGCGACATCGTCGAGCAGAACCTGATCGCGACCGCGCTGTGCTGCCGCGCGGAGGCGCGCGCGATGGTCACGCAAGGCGCAGGCGGCTGTATCATCAACGTCAGCTCGGGCGAGAGCCAGCGGCCGGCGCCCGACCTCGCGCTCTACGGCGCCGCCAAGGCCGCGGTGAATCACTTGAGTCGGACACTTGCCTACGAACTCGGGGCCCACAGCATCCGCGTCAATGTCATCGCGCCCGGCACTATGCTGACCGAGCGCGTGCGCGCTGCGTTGTCGCCGGAGTACCTCGAAGCCTTGCGCGCCTCGATTCCACTCGGCCGGATGACCGAGCCCGACGATCTCGCGCGCACGGCGGTGTATCTCGCCTCGGATCTCGCGCGCAATGTCACCGGTCAATTCATTCTCGCCGACGGCGGAGCCGATCTCTCGCGGGACCGCCCGCAGCGATCGAGGAGGTAAGGACTGTCGCTGCTATGCGGTGAAGATCCCGGGGTCACCGGGTTTGAAGCGCTCGATCAGAAAGCGCTCTTGCGGTTTCTCCGAGGCGGTCTTGGGGATCTCGTCGACGACCTGCAAGTACGAGGGCACGAAGTTGGGCTCAAGGCCTTTAAGGCACGCCTCGAAGATCGTCGCTGGGATGAGCGCCACGCCGGGCTCGACCACGATTGCCGCAACCACGTCCTTCTCGCCCGGCGCACCCGAGGCCGCCGGCACGCCGTAGACGAAGACGTCGGCCACCGCCGGGTGTTCGGCGATGACCTTCTCCACGAACCCGGTATTGATGAAGTCGCCGTTGTGGCGAATGCTGCCGCCTTTGCGGTAGTCGAAGAAGAACCAGCCGTCGGCGTCGCGATGACCCATGTCGCCACTGCGCAACCACCCGCGCGCGGTTTTTTCTTGCGACGCCTTTTCGTTCGCGTAGTACTCGACGCTGGCGGCTTCGCCGCTCGCCGGACGCGAGACGATCTCGCCGATCACGCCCGGGGGGCACTCCTTGTCGTCTTCAGCGACGATCTTCATATCGAGGCCGGGCACGGGCTTTCCGAAACTGCCGATCGGACCATCGCCGATCGGCTTGAACGCGAGGCCGCCTTCCACCGCGCCGTACCACTCGAACACCTGCACGCCGAAGCGGCGCTCGAACGGCTGACAAATCGCCGCCGGCATTCCGGCATCAATCACCATGCGCACGAGATTGTCCGTGTCGTTGGCGCGCGGCGGCTCGCTATAGATCGCCGTCGCCATGCCACCGAGCATCGAGAAGGTGGTGCAGCGATAGCGACGACAGATGTCCCAGAGGCGAGACTTAGTGAAGCGCCGGCTGAATACCGCGCGCAATCCCATGTTGAGCGACGGCCCGAGCGTAACCGCCTGCGCGTTCCCGTGCGTAAGCGACAGACCGGTGTAGGGTCGATCATCCGGCTGGTAACCGAGCAACGCGCCGAGCATGCCGAACATGCCGAAGCGTGCGTTGGGGAATACCACGCCCTTGGGGTCGCCAGTGGTACCGGAGGTATAGATGATCTGCAGCGGATCATTCGGATTCGCCAGTCGGACATCGACCGTTACGGCCGGCATGGCGAGCGCGGCGTTGAGTGACTCGGCATTGGCGAGCGCCACCGGCTCGGGGGTCTCGCGGGTTTCGAGCGCGAGGATCCACGTGAAATCTGGGAGCGCCGCGCGCACCGCCTCCACTTGATCGAGGCAATAGTCGGCGCACACGACGCCGCGGCAACCGGACTGCCGCAGCATGTAGGCGAGCTTCTCACCGCGTGTGCGGGGATCAATCGGCACGAACACGCACGCGCTGATCGAGGCGCCGATCATGGTCTCGACGAACTCCGGATGATTGCGCATCATCAAGCCGAAGCGCTGACCGGGACTCATGCCGCGCGCCAGCAGTGCGGCGGCGATGCGATGGCCGTTGGTGTGCAGATCGGCATAGGTTCGCACTTCGTCGGGCAGTTCGGCGTTGCCCAAACTCCAGCGTTCGAACGTGAGCACGTCGAGATCCGGCTGCCGCTCGGCGCGGATCGCGACGAGGTCGGCGAGAATCAGGTCGTTGCGTTCGCGCATGGAACCGATTCCCTCAACGTATCAGGATGGTCACGCACATCGCCGCGGCGTCAGTCCCAATGGCGCCGCCGCCGTTGTGCGCGAGCGCGACGTGGGCGTGTTCGACTTGGCGCTGGCCGGAGCGGCCTTGCAACTGTTCCGTCAGCTCGACGATTTGCGCGATGCCGGTGGCGCCGACCGGATGGCCCTTGCGCAGCAATCCACCCGACGTGTTGACCGGGATTTGGCCGCCCAACTTCGTGGAGCCCGAATCAACGAGCTTGCCGCCCTCGCCCTTCGCGCACAGACCGAGCGATTCATACGCCATCAATTCGGCCGGCGCCGAGGCGTCGTGGCACTCGATCACGCTGAGGTCGTTCGGTCCGACGCCGGCTTCGGCGTACGCTTCGCTCGCGCACACCTCGACCGTGCCCGGCTCGTCGCTCCCGTGATCCCATCCGGAATGCAATACACTCGACACCACGCGCACGGGGTTCTTGATGCCGAGCGCGCGCGCCTTGCGTTCGCTGATCACCACCACGGCGGCGGCGCCGTCGCCAATCGGCGAGCACATCGGGCGCGTGAGCGGCTCGGCGATCATCGGCGCGGCCAACACATCGGCCACGCTCATCACCTCGCGGAACTGCGCGCGCCGGTTCATGCTGCCGTGCAACGAGTTTTTGGCGGCGATGGCGGCGAATTGCTCCACGGTGGTTCCGTAGTGGTGCATGTGGGCGCGCGCCGCCGCCGCGTAGATGTCCATGAACATCGACCGCTTCTCGCCCGCGCCGGTGCCCGCCGACTCACCCCCCTGCGCCTGCGCGCCCGCGCGGAGCGCTTCCAGCAGCCCGGCCATGATTTCGACATCGACCGCCCCGCTGAAGGCCGCGAAGCTCTTGCGCTTGTCGGGGTGGTAGAGCTTCTCGACCCCGAGCGCGAGCACGACGTCGTAGAAGCCCGCCGTCACCATCGCGCACGCCTGGTTGAGCGCGGTCGACGCACTGGCGCACGCGTTCTCGACGTTGACCACCGGAATGCGGCCGATCCCAATGCTGCGCAGAATCACCTGGCCGCGGATGCACTCCTGGCCGGTCACCAGTCCCGCCGCCGCGTTGCCGACGAACGCGGCTTCGAGGTCACGCGCCTCAAGCCCCGCGTCGGCAATCGCCGCATGCACCGCTTGCGCACCGAGCGCTTTGAGGCCGGTCTCCATGTGCTTGCCAAACTGGGTCATCCCGACCCCGGCAATCACCGCGTTGAAGCGCATGACAGCATCCTTTCCTTCACCTGATCCGAAAGCTCCTTCTCGCCCCGCACCTCAGATCAGCCCATGTCCTTTGATCCCGAGCGCATGCTTCAAGTAGTTGAGTTCCTCTTCGCGCCACGGCTGCGGCGCCGGACTTTGGATCATGCCGTCGTCTTTCAATTCGTCGACTACCTTCTCGCTGCGCGGGAACGGCTTGCCGTAGCGATTCAGGTGGAAGAGTTTTTCGAACGGTTGCCGCGGACGCTGGCCGCCAGCGTCGGGACTCTCGGCCGGATAGCCGACGGTCTGCAGCAGCAACACCCGGCAGGTGTCCGGCAAGCCAAGGTTGCTGCGAATCTGATCGAGATTGGGCGACCCCAGGCAGCATGTGCCGAGCCCTTGTTCGAACGCCATCAACGTCGCCTGGGCGATGCCTTGGCCGCAATCGACTTCACCCAAGCCGGGCTGCTTGAGCCCTTCACGAATCGAATCGAAGATCGGGATGAGCTGCGTTTCCAGCGCCTCTTTCTTGCCATCACCGAAGCCGAGTGCGCCGGCGGCGAGCAACTCGCGCAAGCGGTTCGATTGATCGTCAACTGCGGCGGTGTCGATGTACCAGACGATGACCACCGGGGCGAGGCGGATCTGGAAACCCGCGATCGGTGCGACCAGTGAGTCGACCACGTCCTTCGGCGCGCTATCGCGGAACACCACGACCGCACGCAAGCTGCCGACGTTGCCCCAGTGCGACGCCAGCCTCGCGGCTTCGAGCATGCGTTGAATTTTCTCCGGCTCGACCGGCTTGTACGGCAGGAGAAATCGAATCGAGCGGCGCCGGCCGATGACTTCTCTGAGTTCCATGACCCTCCTCCGGTTCTGGGTTAGAGTTTCGCCGCACCCACGATACTGA
Protein-coding sequences here:
- a CDS encoding cytochrome P450; translated protein: MQLSDVDLTDPDLFQRGTPHEMFTVLRREAPVFWHPEKNGRGFWAITKYADLKEISKNPGLFSSERQGAIMRDPLPQDLPFVQSIMLSMDPPRHRQYRGLVNKAFSPRMITGLHGRVRDMVKRIINRVIERGECDFVEDIAALLPLEVICEMMGVPDADRRNVYEVGNRMVGFDDPDLQPDGQPSAMNDGQAAAAEMFMYAGHLLEKARTHPGDDLATALVNAELDGHKLSDSDFNFFFLLLVIAGNETTRTVTSNGMLALIDHPDQLRDVRADPSLLPSAIEEILRYAPAVHNFRRTVTADTVVRGQPLKTDDKLTIWYPSVNRDEDVFENSQVFDIRRHPNDHLAFGVGEHFCLGANLARLELNEIFRGIVTHLHDIELAAPPRRLRSTFINGVKEMRIRFRPGAIEA
- a CDS encoding MFS transporter, which produces MKLAVALASASFFMLGACVTLPGMVLPLLLVQFDMRLVEAGSMLALQPIAYLLSVLVSGRLLARFSTRAVLRVSVGTFAVGIAGFALTSTWRAGAALLFVSGLGFGVMEVALNSLLITIGGERRSNLLNFSHLFFGVGSFVAPALTAQAVAAGVTWRVPFAVAGGFTALVAAGWSFLRVHTDAPSAATSDSPRARATTPLTLLLAVLLGVYVGVETGIGGWLTKYMVSVRDVSLAYGGTTLSLYWLGLAAGRLVLTGLAHHVREERLIVGLAAFATAAAAAALLAPQAWSATAAFALTGLGFSGIFPAVIALGGRHHPHNTAAATSVLIAGAGLGGIVIPWAMSAIADGVGLVAGMSFYALLSGAMAALAAALLQRLRPDES
- a CDS encoding thrombospondin type 3 repeat-containing protein is translated as MKSRWIRSVRIIAACFGLLMLVTVWRPLAAAANTGSSSAFGESVSLSVVPALPPTVSITSAPLPTVSGSAPPSYMLTDTLASVLVSDTLTGQVLSTGTLTVNASSTLPTTDSASADATVNGLDIDVVTLLSLLTIDATSVQSTASITGTCGDSLSAAGSTTFANPSVTSTLAIGLSIAVSPAANTILLNVSGVKVVLNEQVQTGDGSTAAGLTVNAIHITLTNVALAGIGTINGDIIIAQSVATLDCTSPTPTQTPTDTPTATPTGTPTATPTATPTATATETPTETSTATPTSTPTATPSDTATATPTATATETPTDTPTATPSDTPTATPTSTPTDTPTTTATETPTHSPTATPTHTPTVTPTDTPTATATTTPTQTPTTTPTATPTATPTMTPTASPSPSRTASRTAKPTKTPGPPDADGDGIPDAIEGSADRDGDGIPNFLDYDPSGHLYDEATGRILKGGHVQVSPAGPVSLLANGSQGFYQFTVAVAGLYTITIQPPTGFRPSKMCLRQDPPPFDPTGGMDPLSLGNGEAGATGMLTSNACTPFYLTFNLELGDPFIINNNIPLRRIPTAVPTMTSGTQLLTVLALCLLAAATLGGSAARRSSRQR
- a CDS encoding site-specific DNA-methyltransferase translates to MPRRPSSLLDTRIIYCGDCLDQLPKLPDHCVDLIYIDPPFNSNRNYEAFWGETKEKRAFEDRHASTQAYLEFMRPRCVELARVLKPTGSFYYHCDWHASHYVKVMLDQIFGENNFRNEIIWQRSNSHNEARQYGRIHDTIFFYTGSDTYTWNAIRLPYSREQMKRYKQDADGRWYKGENLTAERLDSDSGKFEWRGTKPPPSRGWGYSVEQLEKWWREGLILTKKDGTPRMDGQKVYLDDTLGKGLQSIWTDIPRIANTSSERLGYPTQKPLVLLDRIIAASTNENDIVLDAFLWLRDRSCVRAESETPVDRH
- a CDS encoding restriction endonuclease, which codes for MAKRLRDVCKLRENEELWQAGRGFVVRDLPRSEDQLRKLPHFEFENWAVIALGGIPNKAQVGDMGIDGRIYPVSAVEQRRDTSQRREKEAKAQELGFMDQWYPIQVKQKDKAGRPDIDSFEAVMAREDRTKGYFVSFDFTQDAYIEIRAFLRKSGRMIIPLTVREILDEQIAQKMV
- a CDS encoding type II toxin-antitoxin system VapC family toxin, with protein sequence MPGRRVVYWDSCIFIAWLKDEHRANPLDMDGIAYLVDEWDAGRLVIATSTITRIEVLDSRLMSEQAAQFQACLRRSTIRVDGVTSAVADLAHQIRDHYPTPRITTPDAIHLATAIAIPCETFFTFDGADPVDKKVRKILPLGPTIAGRHTLDTKAPRRPVSSQGVLPLLPPKK
- a CDS encoding SDR family oxidoreductase, whose protein sequence is MHAVPTKDPECALPPTEHEMIDLGLADKRALVTGAGAGSGRAIAVWLARAGCAVAVNDIDAGRAAETVTMIRAAGHSAIVCVANVRSEDEVQAMVGAVVRDLGGLDVAVNNVGMLASRHARPFLDMDGEYFRDIVEQNLIATALCCRAEARAMVTQGAGGCIINVSSGESQRPAPDLALYGAAKAAVNHLSRTLAYELGAHSIRVNVIAPGTMLTERVRAALSPEYLEALRASIPLGRMTEPDDLARTAVYLASDLARNVTGQFILADGGADLSRDRPQRSRR